GACACCGACCGAAAGCGGCTGGCAGGCTATCAGGCATTTTACGTCCTCGAGCTCTGTGGGTTCAGTATACATCGCAAACAGTGTCGCGTTGCATCCGTTGCATTTGGAGAAGAGACCGACCGACATGGTGCGAAGGTCATCGCGGCTTCGCGCATAAGCGAGCGAACCGATTACGTCGCGCGCTTCGAAACGTCCGCCGCTATTCAACCCGCCGTTGGCAGAACCGCTCATACCGTAATTGCGTTCGTCATAGGTCAAAACGTTGTAGCCGGCATCGTGCAGGATGCGATAGTCGCTCACATAGTCGACTTCGAAATCGTTTCCGCCGAGTACGCCCATTGATCGCCAAGGCTCTAGGTGCGATGGGAAACCATACCGATTGAACGACATCGGGTGGTTGCAGATGACCAATTTATCCGAACCGTTAGCGGGAATGAACCACGCTTCAAGCGGCACGCCGTCCTGCGACGGGAAAGTTACGTTTTCGAACTCAAGCTCGTAGTCGGCCGGCGTCTTGAGCAATGGCGAGCGAATTGGATGCGCCCAATGCTGTGCGATGTCTTTCAACGTTTGGCGAATCTCACTCTCTGTCCTTGGCTTCTCTTCATTCATCATCTGATCTCGCAAATATGTCCCTCGGCGCGTGAAATCGCAGGCAAACCCGATTGACGGACTCTCGAGGCATTCCTCCGGCAACCATGACTTCCCCTTTAACTTCCGGCATCACACCGACTTACGATACGGCGTCTGCCGTGCGCGATGTGCCCAACAACTCCCAGTGAAGAACCAGCAGGCACGGCACGACGAATACCATTAACAGACCGCTGAACAGCGTTCCGAAGCCAAGCACGATGGCCATGTACGCGCTATTTGTCGGGACGATCTCGGCATCTTGCTTCATTGCGCGCTTCGCTCCAAGTCTCCAAATCATAAGAGCGAGGCCACCTTGTCGACCAAACCGATTATGTCCGGCGCGGCACGAAGCGTGCGGCTTGAAGACCAAGCAGGAGGGCGACGTAGATGTAGGCCTCCGTCGGGTTGAATGCGGACATCGCCCAATGGATAATGACGAGCGCAGAGGCGATGTAGACCGATGCGTGCAAACGCTTCCAGTTGTGCCGAAGCGCGCGCACCGAAGCGTCGTTGCTGGTCGCGGCGAGGATGACGAAGATGAAGAAAGCGAGCCAGCCAGTTGCCAGCCAGATTTCCTGACTCTCGGTAACGATACGCTGCAACTCGCCCTTGCGCACAAGATAGACGCCAGTGTGGAGCGCGGCGTAGCCGAAGCTTGCTACTCCGAGATCGCGTCGGCGCCGCACGAGAAAGCGTGTTAGTTTCGTCGCCCCGAGCAGACGGCGCAGCGGTGTCACGGCCAGGGTCGCGATGAGGAGTTGGACGGACCACAGCCCGGTCCGCGAGACGATTTCGCCATAGGTCCAGTTGTCGGTGATCCAGCCGAGGATCGAAATGAATCCCGGCACGGCGAGCACCACCCACAATAGCGGCCTGCCGTTTCCCTTCGCCATCGCCAGCCGCGCTAGTCGTTGAGGACGACATAGGATCGAAGACGTGCGACCTCCGCGTCGTCGACATATTTGCCGATCTCGCGGTTGAACTGTTCGATATCGCCATAGGGGCGATACTCCTCGAACTCATGGATCATGCGGCTCGTCATTCCGGGGATGAGCGCGATCTCCTCGGCGGTTGCCGCATTCAGATCGACCGGTAGAAAAAGCTGCTCATAGATGCGGGGCTTCTGGTCGCCTTCGACCTCACTGGAGACGACGGCATCGAACTGCGCCGTGCGCTCGAATGGCCGCGCCTCCACAATGGCTTGCGCAACCGCCTCGGGGAGCCCGTCCACGTCAGCCAGTTCGGTTGCGGTGGCGGTGTTCGGGTTGAGGCGCGCGTCAGCGTCTTGTCCGAAGGACGGAAACGTGGCCGCGAAGACCACCGACGCTGCGAAGAGCGTCGGACGGATAAGGGAAAGGAGCGTTCTCATTGGGTCTTTCTTTCGGTTTGATCTCGTTGCGTTCAGATTGCACTACCAGATCAATCGGTATGCACTGAATGACCCATTCCGGATTAACGTCATGCAAAAATTGCATGACGGCGTGCAATATACTATCGCACTGCCTCTAGTCTGATTGATGCATGCCGCTCATCGCCTCAGGTACCGAACCGGAGGCGATGCGTTCGACCAACTCGGCACGCAGAAGGCTAGCGATCTTTGCCGTGTCCTGCATTGGAAAGTGCAACTATCAACCTTATCCCGGGGCCGCGCTCCTGTAACAGAGTGGCACTGGAAGTCTGGGGCTCAAACTCAAAGCGGTCATTGGTTCGTCGACGAGCGATTGCCCTCTTCGGAGACCTCTTTCGTCAGGGTGCTCCCTTTCGCCAGCCGTCGCCCCAGCGCCTCGACGAAGCCATCATAGCGTTCGCGCCCCTTCGCTTGCGCTGCGTCCCGCATCGTATCGGGCAGCGGCGGCGTCGTGGTGAGCCAGAATTTTACGAACAGCGCGAGCGCCTCGGTCGAGATGGTGAGATCACGCTCCAACCGTTCGATGGCGCGGGTGAGCCGGTCGAGCCTGCGGACGATGGCGGCTTCACGCTGATCGGCGCCGTCGGGCGAGAGGTAGGATGCAAGCGCCGCCTCGACGATCTGCGACTTGGAGACCTTGCGTCGCGCCGCGAGGCTTTCCAGCTCGCCCGTCAGTATCGGATCGAAATACACGTTGAGGCGGTCCTTCTTCATCCCGGTCCCTCTCAAAGCTCGATGCCGTCTTCGGGGTCGAGCGAGGCCTGACGCGCCACGCCGCGGAACCGGTCCTGAAGTTGCTTCGCCCGCTGAGCATCGTCGTCAGGCTCGTCATCCAGGGCGGCGAACTCTTCGCGCGCGGGCGCGGGACGATCCGGCGCGATCGCCTCGTGTTCGGGGATCTCCGGCTCGCGCCGGACGCCGCCATCGGCGTCCCCGTCATCAGCGGCTTGGCTGGTCGAACCAGCGGGCTCAGGAGCGATGGGCGGCGCGGACGACCAGTCGTCAGCGTTGCAGGCGGGCTTCGCCTCGACCGCGCTGCGCGACTCAGGCGGCAGCAGAATGCGCGCCTGTAATTGCGGGTCTTTAAAGTAGCGCGCCTTCTGCGCCCGGATGGGCGGCGCGCCGGAGACGAGCACCAACTCCTCGTGGGGCGGGAGCTGCATGATCTCGCCGGGCGTCAGAAGCGGCCGCGCCGTCTCCTGACGTGAGACCATGAGATGACCGAGCCAGGGGCTGAGCCGGTGGCCGGCATAGTTCTTCATCGCGCGCATCTCGGTCGCCGTGCCGAGGGCGTCCGAGACGCGCTTGGCGGTGCGTTCGTCATTGGTGGCGAAGGCCACGCGCACATGGCAGTTGTCGAGGATCGCGTTGTTTTGGCCGTAGGCTTTTTCGATCTGATTGAGCGACTGGGCGATCAGGAAGGCTTTCAGTCCGTACCCGGCCATGAAAGCGAGCTGGCTCTCGAAGAAGTCGAGCCGGCCAAGCGCGGGAAACTCGTCGAGCATCAAGAGCAGGCGATGCCGGCGTTTCGCGTGTAGGTCTTCCGTCAGCCTGCGGCCGATCTGATTGAGGACGAGGCGCACGAGTGGCTTGGTCCGGCTGATGTCGGACGGCGGCACGACGAGATAGAGCGTCGCGGGTCTGTCTCCTTCGATCAGGTCATGGATGCGCCAGTCGCAGCGGTTGGTCACCCTGGCGACGACGGGATCGCGATAGAGCCCGAGGAAGCTCATGGCGGTCGAGAGCACACCCGAGCGTTCGTTGTCCGACTTGTTCAACAATTCCCGCGCGGCCTGAGCAACCACAGGGTGCGGTCGGTCGCCAAGATGCGGCGTCTTCATCATCGCGGTCAGGGTCGCCTCGATGGGCCGACGCGGATCGGAGAGGAAGGCGGCGACGCCGGCGAGCGTCTTGTCCGCCTCGGCGTAGAGGACGTGGAGGATCGCGCCGACGAGCAGCGCGTGGCTGGTCTTCTCCCAATGGTTCCGTCTCTCCAACAGCCCTTCCGGATCGACCAGAATGTCGGCGACGTTCTGGACGTCGCGCACTTCGCTGTCGCCGCGCCGAACTTCGAGCAGCGGATTGTAGGCGGCGCTCGCCGGATTGGTGGGATCGAACAGCAGCACCCGGCTGAAGCGGGACCGCCAGCCGGCAGTGAGCTGCCAGTTCTCGCCCTTGATGTCGTGGACGATCGCCGAGCCCGGCCAGGTCAGGAGCGACGGGACGACCAGCCCGACGCCCTTGCCCGACCGTGTAGGGGCGAAGCAGAGCACATGCTCGGGGCCGTCATGCCGGAGATAGCTGCGCTCGAACCGGCCGAGGACCACGCCGTCGGGATCGAGCAGCCCGGCCGCCGCAACGTCCTTCGTCTCGGCCCAGCGCGCCGAGCCGTAGGTGGTGACGTCCGAGGCCTCACGGGCGCGCAGGACGGAAAGGAAGATGGCGACGACGATCGACATGATGCCGCCTGCGCCGGCGATGATGGCGCCTTCGACGAAGACCCTCGGCGCATAAGCGTCGTACCAATACCACCACCAGAAGAAGGCGGGCGGCACATAGACCGGCCAGCCGAAGAGTGAGAACCAGGGCTCGCCGAGTTCCGGCTGAAAGCCGAGCCGCCACGCCGTCCACTGGGTCGCGGTCCAGACGAAGAGCAGTGCGACCAAGCTGACGATCAAGATCTGACCCCAGAGGATCTTGGTGGCGGGGGATTGGGGGTCGCGTTTCGTCATAGGGGACTCTTTCCTTCGCGGCTCAAAGTGTCAGGCCGCGCTTGCGGCCGAACGACCAGTCGACGCCGCCGCCCGGCGTGACCGCGCCCGTCACGCTCTGGCCGAGATGTTTTTCGAGCTGCGGCTTCCAGGGCACGAGCTCGAAGCCCAATCCGTTGTCGAGCATCGCGAAGCGGCCCGACGCGAGATCGAGGCGCTGGCGATAGACGCCGGCGACCGTCTCGCCGTCGCTGCTCTTCTGGCGCTTCAATCCCGTCTCGGCTTCGAGCTTCGCGGCGGCAGCCGCGAGGTCTCGCTCGCGCAGCGTCTTGAGAAGATCGCGTGAGAAGCTGACGCGGCCGCCGCGTCGGGCCGCGAGGCCGTCTGCCTCAAGATGATCGATCCGCCGTTCGAGCGCGGCCGAAACCTCGGCGCCGAAGCCGCCTGCGCTCAGCGGTGCGCGCTCGCGGGCGAGTTGAAGTCGATCGAGCCAGGTGGCGCCGTCCGCAGTCACCTGCGCTTCCAGTGAGACGTCGGATCGCCCGACCAGCGACAGACGCGGACGGCCGCCGCCCTTCGGAGTCCAGCTCCGCGACTCGACGATGCCGCCGACCGGCGTGTCTCCGGTCATGTCGAGATCGGAAAAGCGCAGATGATGAACGCGGCCATCGACGCCATCGATGACCGCATAGGCTTCGCCCCTGAGTTCATCATGGAGGCCGCGATCGACGAGCCGCCCGAGGATTGGCGCGGAGGGTTCCGCATCGATGGCGAAATCGGATATTGGCCGCTCGGCCCTGCCACCCATGGCGCGGTGCATGGTCTTGATGATGTCGCCGCCCATGGCGAGATCGCGGAGCGTGTCCTCCGCGCCCGGCTTCAATGTCCAGACAGCCGGGGCGAGTTTTTCAGCGACGCCGAGCCGTTCCAGCGTTTGCGCGCGGCCGATCAGGCGTCGGCGCAAATCGGGGTCTGTCGGTTGCGGCGATCCTGGCCGCAGATCGGCGACGCCGACATTGTCGTCGGCGAGACCGCGCAGCGTCTTGTCGAGGCCGGTCCAGCGTTCGGCCGTTACCTCGGCGTCGAGTCCGGATGCGATCTCGCGCGCGCTGCGCGGCCCGAGCTCCAGCGTGACCAGTTCTTCGGCGCGAGCGCGGAAGCCGCGGCTGATGTAATCCCGTGAGATGACAAGGTCCTTGCCGTCGTCGGCCTTACCGCGCACCTGAACGTGGATGTGCGGATTATCGGTGTTCCAATGGTCGACAGCGATCCAATCGAGCTGCGTTCCAAGATCGCGCTCGGCCTGGTCCATGAGATCGCGCGTGAAGGCGCGGACATCCTCCATCGACCCGGCGTCCTCAGGTGAAACGATGAAGCGGAAATGGTGGCGGTCGTCTTCGCAGGCTGAAGCGAAAGCCCGCTCGTCGGCACTGTCGCCGTCGCGGTCGAACATCGCCGCATCGCGGCCATTCCGGGTGACACCGTCGCGCTTCAGATAATCAATGTGTTTGGCGAGCGGCGCGGAGCGATAGCGGGCGCCGCGATGGCGGACGATCCGCGCCTTGATGACGACACGCCGTTGCGTGCGGGAAAG
This genomic stretch from Algihabitans albus harbors:
- a CDS encoding alpha/beta hydrolase family protein yields the protein MMNEEKPRTESEIRQTLKDIAQHWAHPIRSPLLKTPADYELEFENVTFPSQDGVPLEAWFIPANGSDKLVICNHPMSFNRYGFPSHLEPWRSMGVLGGNDFEVDYVSDYRILHDAGYNVLTYDERNYGMSGSANGGLNSGGRFEARDVIGSLAYARSRDDLRTMSVGLFSKCNGCNATLFAMYTEPTELEDVKCLIACQPLSVGVVNARILHLLGLGDWLDQLDDEIFLAASIRFKDMRPPDWAVSVQVPTFVMQVKNDALTREDDVQAVYDNIPTDEKYLHWIENSSVRWDGYMEFQRRPQPILAWLAKHMN
- a CDS encoding protein-methionine-sulfoxide reductase heme-binding subunit MsrQ, with protein sequence MVLAVPGFISILGWITDNWTYGEIVSRTGLWSVQLLIATLAVTPLRRLLGATKLTRFLVRRRRDLGVASFGYAALHTGVYLVRKGELQRIVTESQEIWLATGWLAFFIFVILAATSNDASVRALRHNWKRLHASVYIASALVIIHWAMSAFNPTEAYIYVALLLGLQAARFVPRRT
- a CDS encoding helix-hairpin-helix domain-containing protein — translated: MRTLLSLIRPTLFAASVVFAATFPSFGQDADARLNPNTATATELADVDGLPEAVAQAIVEARPFERTAQFDAVVSSEVEGDQKPRIYEQLFLPVDLNAATAEEIALIPGMTSRMIHEFEEYRPYGDIEQFNREIGKYVDDAEVARLRSYVVLND
- a CDS encoding ribbon-helix-helix domain-containing protein, translated to MKKDRLNVYFDPILTGELESLAARRKVSKSQIVEAALASYLSPDGADQREAAIVRRLDRLTRAIERLERDLTISTEALALFVKFWLTTTPPLPDTMRDAAQAKGRERYDGFVEALGRRLAKGSTLTKEVSEEGNRSSTNQ
- a CDS encoding conjugal transfer protein TraG codes for the protein MTKRDPQSPATKILWGQILIVSLVALLFVWTATQWTAWRLGFQPELGEPWFSLFGWPVYVPPAFFWWWYWYDAYAPRVFVEGAIIAGAGGIMSIVVAIFLSVLRAREASDVTTYGSARWAETKDVAAAGLLDPDGVVLGRFERSYLRHDGPEHVLCFAPTRSGKGVGLVVPSLLTWPGSAIVHDIKGENWQLTAGWRSRFSRVLLFDPTNPASAAYNPLLEVRRGDSEVRDVQNVADILVDPEGLLERRNHWEKTSHALLVGAILHVLYAEADKTLAGVAAFLSDPRRPIEATLTAMMKTPHLGDRPHPVVAQAARELLNKSDNERSGVLSTAMSFLGLYRDPVVARVTNRCDWRIHDLIEGDRPATLYLVVPPSDISRTKPLVRLVLNQIGRRLTEDLHAKRRHRLLLMLDEFPALGRLDFFESQLAFMAGYGLKAFLIAQSLNQIEKAYGQNNAILDNCHVRVAFATNDERTAKRVSDALGTATEMRAMKNYAGHRLSPWLGHLMVSRQETARPLLTPGEIMQLPPHEELVLVSGAPPIRAQKARYFKDPQLQARILLPPESRSAVEAKPACNADDWSSAPPIAPEPAGSTSQAADDGDADGGVRREPEIPEHEAIAPDRPAPAREEFAALDDEPDDDAQRAKQLQDRFRGVARQASLDPEDGIEL
- a CDS encoding relaxase/mobilization nuclease domain-containing protein, giving the protein MSNRDNDVRIRAGRIRDRGARSQKAKSFVGQVMRAAKKAGHTGYRFNGARRHGLSNSRFGRGRFVNAARGLSRTQRRVVIKARIVRHRGARYRSAPLAKHIDYLKRDGVTRNGRDAAMFDRDGDSADERAFASACEDDRHHFRFIVSPEDAGSMEDVRAFTRDLMDQAERDLGTQLDWIAVDHWNTDNPHIHVQVRGKADDGKDLVISRDYISRGFRARAEELVTLELGPRSAREIASGLDAEVTAERWTGLDKTLRGLADDNVGVADLRPGSPQPTDPDLRRRLIGRAQTLERLGVAEKLAPAVWTLKPGAEDTLRDLAMGGDIIKTMHRAMGGRAERPISDFAIDAEPSAPILGRLVDRGLHDELRGEAYAVIDGVDGRVHHLRFSDLDMTGDTPVGGIVESRSWTPKGGGRPRLSLVGRSDVSLEAQVTADGATWLDRLQLARERAPLSAGGFGAEVSAALERRIDHLEADGLAARRGGRVSFSRDLLKTLRERDLAAAAAKLEAETGLKRQKSSDGETVAGVYRQRLDLASGRFAMLDNGLGFELVPWKPQLEKHLGQSVTGAVTPGGGVDWSFGRKRGLTL